The following coding sequences are from one Lolium rigidum isolate FL_2022 chromosome 6, APGP_CSIRO_Lrig_0.1, whole genome shotgun sequence window:
- the LOC124667554 gene encoding 17.5 kDa class II heat shock protein-like — translation MDGRIFVHETPLMTALQHLLDIPDGEAGGAGNASGEKQGPTRAYVRDARAMAATPADVKELPGAYAFVVDMPGLGSGDIKVQVEDERVLVISGERRREEKEDARYLRMERRMGKLMRKFVLPENADMEKISAVCRDGVLTVSVEKLPPPEPKKPKTIQVQVA, via the coding sequence ATGGACGGCAGGATCTTTGTGCATGAGACACCGCTGATGACGGCGCTACAGCACCTTCTGGACATCCCGGACGGCGAGGCCGGCGGAGCAGGCAACGCCAGTGGCGAGAAGCAGGGCCCGACGCGCGCCTACGTCCGCGACGCGCGAGCCATGGCGGCGACCCCCGCCGACGTGAAGGAGCTCCCCGGCGCGTACGCGTTCGTGGTGGACATGCCGGGTCTCGGGTCCGGCGACATCAAGGTGCAGGTGGAGGACGAGCGGGTGCTGGTGATCAGCGGCGAGCGCCggagggaggagaaggaggacgCCAGGTACCTGCGCATGGAGCGCCGGATGGGGAAGCTGATGCGCAAGTTCGTGCTGCCCGAGAAcgccgacatggagaagatctCCGCCGTGTGCCGCGACGGCGTTCTTACCGTCTCTGTCGAGAAGCTGCCGCCGCCCGAGCCCAAGAAGCCCAAGACCATCCAGGTCCAGGTCGCCTGA